Proteins from one Xiphophorus hellerii strain 12219 chromosome 8, Xiphophorus_hellerii-4.1, whole genome shotgun sequence genomic window:
- the LOC116723957 gene encoding uncharacterized protein LOC116723957, translating into MDRRAPNRSGCPAIYQKETTKTNFGTVTRVTVGRKQLNKPNKTILLVGEKGAGKSALINALFNYTMGVRWQDKVWYQIIEDGGQSPTSDVIMYEIFDSKNKTLPYSLTIVDTPGYRDTDGLRHDVIINQKLFDLFRLEDGIQEVHAVGVVMKATETKMSDQLSYVSDSVMSLFGKSLEKNTVALITHSDRTAPSISLKGLQAGGSQCPYFIFNNRQYEARTEKTSTDLEEAWRLTERGMSQFTAFLQKVSAQQLQVTVSFNSFIRLTASIQNLQEKIKLTELKQKEIKQIQEAMKKHKEEAKFNKKLIVEVDEAYKDKELIEGETSFFKSAVCCTVCEENCHYPGCTMALSPEECEVMQLTSCTICSGRCSASKHVKGNWRYVTKTRKVQRTKEELKQRYFKSNSDTKETKLTEALVQEMEQLNRKKGTWIEKSYQCAIRLDPTLLKVNSVSTYINLDFLIKKIKDDGNTEKVHKLEMIDSQMDGGAKSVIGCKVDSTSIQHIISNSDVISSETLVIYQLKTRKETVETLTRVTFGKKKQNKPNKTILLVGETGAGKSTLINALVNYAMGVTFEDKVWFQIIEDENRSHTESQTSDVIVYQLFGFEGKTLPFSLTIIDTPGYGDTRGIEHDVIVSERLFELFRSENGIHELHAVGLVVKSSVNRLSDRLQYIFDSVMSQFGKDIENKIVALVTHSNGRRPRDLLQALNAAKIKCARDEKEQPVYFLFNNCRYKERTEGEFLESADKIAMKGLSGFTAFLEKTAPQKLDLTLDVLNERIRLSACIQNLEERIRLSELKEAEIKQIKEALENHEEKKEKNEKFAVEIHEAYKEKEEIEGEMWLMTLIKGAVCCTVCEENCHYSGCTKLPKDCEVMKDGHCTVCSSKCPVATHVKGKWRYVTKTRKVQRNMEDIRKRSKIQRHLNFLESIKSEITDLKAEKSNLLEEGFQHIVNLEQIALKVNSVSTFVHLDFLIDKMKENGDTEKVQKLEEIKKKGDEGIGSILKYIWGKIKIK; encoded by the exons ATGGACAGAAG GGCACCAAACCGCTCAGGATGTCCTGCCATCTACCAGAAGGAAACCACAAAAACTAACTTTGGGACAGTGACCAGAGTCACCGTTGGTAGAAAACAACTgaacaaaccaaataaaaccattttactTGTTGGTGAAAAAGGAGCAGGAAAGTCTGCTCTGATCAACGCTCTGTTCAACTACACCATGGGAGTGAGGTGGCAGGATAAGGTCTGGTATCAGATCATAGAAGATGGAGGTCAAAGTCCAACATCAGATGTCATCATGTATGAGATCTTTGATTCTAAGAATAAAACTTTGCCCTACTCTCTCACCATCGTTGACACGCCTGGTTATAGAGACACAGATGGACTTCGACATGATGTCATCATTAATCAaaaattgtttgatttgtttcGGTTAGAAGACGGGATCCAAGAGGTTCATGCGGTTGGTGTGGTGATGAAAGCAACAGAAACGAAAATGAGTGACCAACTGTCATACGTCTCTGATTCAGTGATGTCTCTGTTTGGAAAAAGCTTGGAGAAAAACACAGTGGCACTCATTACTCACTCAGATAGAACAGCACCTAGCATTTCTCTCAAGGGACTTCAGGCTGGAGGAAGTCAATGTCCTTACTTCATATTCAATAATCGTCAGTATGAGGCCCGAACAGAGAAAACTAGCACAGATCTGGAAGAAGCATGGAGACTGACAGAGAGGGGAATGAGCCAGTTCACAGCTTTTCTTCAAAAGGTCTCAGCTCAGCAGCTGCAGGTAACAGTCAGCTTTAACTCATTCATCAGACTGACAGCCTCCATCCAAAACCTGCAAGAGAAAATCAAactaactgaactgaaacagaaagaaatcaaACAGATTCAAGAAGCTatgaagaaacacaaagaagaggCGAAGTTTAACAAGAAATTAATTGTGGAGGTAGATGAAGCctacaaagataaagaacttaTTGAAGGTGAGACGTCATTCTTTAAATCAGCTGTCTGCTGCACCGTCTGTGAGGAGAACTGCCACTATCCTGGATGTACGATGGCCCTGAGCCCTGAAGAGTGTGAGGTCATGCAATTAACATCCTGCACCATTTGCTCTGGGAGATGTTCTGCATCAAAACATGTTAAAGGCAACTGGAGGTATGTGACCAAGACAAGAAAAGTTCAGAGAACCAAGgaggaattaaaacaaagatatttcaAGAGTAATTCAGACACAAAGGAGACAAAACTTACAGAAGCTCTAGTACAGGAAATGGAACAACTGAACAGAAAGAAGGGAACTTGGATAGAAAAGTCGTATCAATGTGCCATCAGATTGGATCCAACTCTCCTCAAAGTGAATTCAGTTTCCACATACATCAATTTGGACTTCCTGATCAAGAAGATAAAGGATGACGGAAACACAGAGAAGGTCCATAAATTAGAAATGATAGACAGCCAGATGGATGGAGGAGCCAAATCAGTCATCGGATGCAA GGTTGACAGCACATCCATACAACATATAATCTctaacagtgatgtcatcagctcAGAAACTCTGGTTATCTACCagcttaaaacaagaaaagagacTGTTGAGACCCTGACCAGAGTGACCTTTGgtaagaaaaaacagaacaagccAAATAAAACCATCCTGCTTGTTGGTGAAACAGGAGCAGGGAAATCTACTCTGATAAACGCCCTGGTCAACTACGCCATGGGAGTGACATTTGAAGATAAAGTCTGGTTTCAGATCATAGAAGATGAGAACAGAAGTCATACAGAAAGTCAGACATCAGATGTAATTGTGTACCAGCTCTTTGGTTTTGAAGGTAAAACTCTGCCCTTCTCTCTGACCATCATCGATACTCCTGGATATGGAGACACTAGAGGGATTGAACATGATGTCATTGTCAGTGAAAGATTATTTGAATTGTTTCGATCAGAAAATGGTATTCACGAACTTCATGCGGTGGGTCTGGTGGTGAAGTCGAGCGTGAATCGTCTGAGTGACCGACTGCAGTACATCTTTGATTCAGTGATGTCTCAGTTTGGAAAAGATATAGAGAACAAAATTGTAGCTCTGGTCACTCACTCCAATGGAAGAAGACCAAGGGACTTGCTTCAAGCTCTCAATGCTGCCAAGATTAAATGTGCCAGAGATGAGAAGGAGCAACCTGTTTACTTCCTTTTCAATAACTGCCGATATAAAGAACGGACGGAGGGAGAGTTTCTTGAAAGTGCTGACAAAATAGCAATGAAAGGTCTGAGTGGCTTTACTGCCTTTCTGGAAAAAACTGCACCTCAAAAACTAGACCTGACTTTAGATGTTCTCAATGAACGGATCAGATTGTCCGCCTGCATCCAGAACCTGGAGGAAAGAATCCGTCTGTCTGAGCTGAAAGAGGCAGAAATTAAACAGATTAAAGAAGCTCTGGAGAACCACgaagaaaagaaggagaagaatGAGAAGTTTGCTGTAGAAATTCATGAAGcatacaaagaaaaagaagaaattgaaGGAGAGATGTGGTTGATGACTTTAATTAAAGGAGCAGTCTGCTGTACTGTCTGTGAGGAAAACTGTCACTATTCGGGGTGTACTAAACTCCCCAAAGACTGCGAGGTGATGAAAGATGGCCACTGCACTGTTTGCTCTTCAAAATGTCCCGTAGCTACTCACGTGAAAGGAAAGTGGAGATATGTgacaaaaacaaggaaagttCAGAGGAATATGGAAGACATAAGGAAAAgatcaaaaatacaaagacatttgaactttttagaAAGTATTAAGAGTGAAATCACAGACCTGAAAGCAGAGAAATCTAATTTGCTTGAAGAGGGCTTCCAACATATTGTCAATCTGGAGCAGATTGCTCTCAAAGTTAATTCTGTGTCCACATTTGTCCACTTGGACTTCTTGATTGAtaagatgaaagaaaatggaGACACAGAGAAGGTCCAAAAGCtagaggaaataaagaaaaagggagATGAAGGAATTGGTTCCATATTGAAGTACATATggggtaaaataaaaataaagtga